A window of Rhizoctonia solani chromosome 5, complete sequence genomic DNA:
GTCATGTAGTCTCCTCGCAGACGAGGGTTTGAGGCCATTTCGGACGTGACATACCCTTTTAACCATGTGTGCCCATTTCGTGGCCTTCCTCAATACCGCCGAGCGTTGCTCTCCCCAGGTGAGTTTAGCGTCGAAAATAACCCCTAAAAATTTGTGGGACGGCTCGGGTTTGACCTCAACTCCCCCGATAGTGACTGGGCGGGGATCCACCCGGAGGTAACGGTTGAATTGAACAAGCGCGGTTTTTTCCAGAGCGAAGTCCAAGGTGTGTGTTCGAGCCCATTCGAGAGCGCCACCTTTCCTTTCCATCATCCTTTTCAGCTTCGCATTTGCCTGTGTGAAATCAACGCCCTCTGCCAAGAAGGCAACGTCATCAATATATCCTACTGCCAGTTCACCTCTGGTGCTTCGGGCTACCTTAATTAGGTCACTGTTGTATATGAGGTAGAAAATGCACGAGAGCGGGCATCCTTGGTCAATCCCATGTCGGATTTCAAACGGCTCGGATTCGAAGTCATCGAATTTCATAGTCGTTCCTCTTCCCTCCAGTTTCCTAGTGGTCCAGTTGACTATAGCCGAGGGGATGCCGAGCTTCCGCATGTTATGTGTGAGCATGGCAGGGCTTGCGTTGGGAAAGGCCCCGGTTACGTCAAGGAAAAGCCCCGCGACCACTTTCTTCCTTCTCCACGCATCCTTGACGAATTTGTGGAGGAGGTGCATCGAGTCGGTGGTCGTGCGGCCGGCGCGGCCCCCGAAGTGATGTGCCGGGAGTAGGTCTTGGGTTTCAACTATGGTGTTCAGACGGTTAGCAACGCAGGCGGAGAGGATTTTTGATATGACATTGAGAAGGGCAATGGGTCTGTACGCCTTGGTGACCGTGTAGTCCGGGCGCCCTGGTTTTTGAAGGACCGTTGTGGCggatttcttccatgttTCGGGGTAATATTTGAGACGGAACGTGGCTCGGTAGATTGGGAGCAGGTGCGGGACAAGGGCTGCGGCGTTGTTGACAAACACGCAGTTCGGGATGCCGTCTGGACCGGGGGCTTTGTTGGGTTTCAGCTCCCGTATAACCTTGAAGATCTCCTTTTCGGTGATTGGTCGGAATTCCTCGATTTCATCTGGGTACGCGTGGGTTGGGACGTCGATCGGTGGCGGTGTCGGGAAGAAGGTTTGATAGAGTGCCGCGCTCTTTTCCTCATTGGTCGAGAATAGGGTTGTTGAGCCGTTCGGAGCCGTGGCGCGCAGAGTCGGAATTCGCGCGTTGCCGGCATTTTCTTCTTGACCTCTCATCCACTTGTATGCGTTCCATAGGGCTTTGGCTTCTGCCGTGTTAATAAAGTCATTCCAGCACTTAGCTTTGGCGTTCTCGAGTGCAAGTTTGTATAGCTTTGACGCTAATTCGAGCTCTTGATGGATCGGGTCCTTGGGTGTGTCCTCCCGGCGGCTGGCTTGATACCCTAGGTTGAATCTTCGGGCCCTGAGCTCGGAGAGCTCCTTGGTCCACCATCGTTTGCAGTATGAGGTGATTCTTGCATATGGGACTACGGCTTCTATTGTGTCTAGTATGGCCTTGGTTAGTGCATCGAGGCGTGCGTCAAACTCAGCTATGGTCTCTATAACTTCCGTCGAGAGCATCTTCAACTTCTCTGTGAGTAATTTATCGAACTTCTCCCAGTCAGTGTTGGTGAAGGATCGTCTGAGTGTTTCTTTGGCCTTCTCGAGGGTGAGGTCAAGCTTCGTGACAATGGGGAAATGATCGGTTGATACCGGTCGGCGGTCCGGGTAAGCTTCGCATTCAATAAGGTGGTCGTATAGGGAATCTGAAACAAAAACATTATCTAGGCGGGATAGCTTTTTTGATACTAAATGTTTATGTGTCGGGGTGAATTTTGGCAGCGCCATCTTGAGCAAGCGTTCTTCCACGAGTTGAACTAGCGGTTCGGCGGCTTCTACATATTTGTCGGTGAGCAGGTGCTCGTTTCTCGGGTCGTCCCAGGCTGGGTGGTGGCGATTGAAGTCCCCCAGTAGGATCGTCGAGGTATTTCGTGGCATGTCACGTAGGTGCGCGTCAAGTATTAGTAGGGTATCGTCGTGTTCGCAATCATTATAGACATTAATAATTTGTACATTACCGACTTGCGATTTAAATTCGACAATAGTGACGTCAGGGGAGGAAATCTCCACCCTCTTCCAGCAATTAGTCGAAATTTTCTTGCTGACCAGCAGTAGCGAGCGGGATCGGTTCTGATTGTCTTTTAGATGGTTAGTAGGTAAAACAGTCTCCCACATGTGCGTGATACTAATGGGATTTTTGTTTCTCGCAATCGGCGGTTCTTGAATTGCTATCACGTCCCAGTCGGATGGCGATAATTTATTAATTATGTCGTCAATGGCATGTTTCGAAGTGTTCGCGTTGATTTGATAAATGTTGATATTGGCCCGGGGATCTACATTCGATGCGTTGGTAGGTCGTAATCTAGACATTCGTAGATTCTACGGCGGGGTCGGCCAGGGGAGCTGGGGCGACGTCAGTAATTAGCATCGTGGGGATAGGGTCAGTCTCATTAGTAGGTGGGCCAGGGATGATGGGACGGCAAGGTGAGTAACGCGGGGGAATGGGTGAAGTGAAAGGGAGCGTAGTCTGGATCAAATTGGTAGGTGTGCTCGGTCGGGCATGTCCCGAAGCTCGACTGCCAGGGCGATTGACCGGCGACCGGGTGCCTGTCGAGGAAGCGGTAGCGGCCCTAGGTCGTCTCCCGCCGTTTTTCCGTCCATTCTGTCGAATAAAGTCGGTGATGGGTGCGGAGCGGCGAGTCTGGGTGGGTCGTTTCGACGAGTTGGAGGCCGGGGCCCAGGTCCATTGCTCATCCGTAACATAATATTTGTAGTGTCGGTCGGCTGTGTGCATAGAACGTGAGTTATTAGGAATAAAATACTTAGGACAGTTGTCGCGGTCCCAAGTGGCGTGACCAGCCTCGTTGCAGGTGACGCAGTGAGGGTTCGCTGTCCTGTTGCATTTGTCAGTTCGGTGATTCTGGGCGCATGTACCACACGTTTCGTGATGTTGTGGGCATTCAGCCGATTTGTGACCTGGTCTTTGACATTTGAAGCAGCGGAAGCCGTCGGTGTTGTACTTGGACGAGTGCACGAATTCGTGCTCAATGAGTCTCGGTTCTTTAATGAAGGCATTAGCTGATGATTTAGTGCGGAACTCAGCTACTATATGCGCGTGTCGCTGGTCGGGGGATCGTCGTGCGGGGTTTTTGATCCATTTGAGTCCAACCAGCTCTCCCTCCACTAGTCCATTGTCTTTCTCGATACGTCTTGGTAGCTCGGGGTCGCCCAGGTTTGTGTTGGTCGAGACCTTCTCGATGACTACCTTGTATTTACGTGGGATGATTTTCGTAGTGATGCCGAGAACCTCCGCGAAGCGTTCCGCAATGTCGGGTTGGTCTAAGAATTTCTTCGATTTGATCGAGTTCATTAAGATGAGTACTCCTCCTCTCGGCAGCTTGGTGACCTTGTCGCAACGGAGGACGCCAACTTCCTCGATGTTGTAGAGAGATTCGGCGGTTAGGTCTCGAAGCGACTTGTCGATTTTCTCCGTTAGTTCTTTTTCGGTGAGGTCGGTGTTGCCGTTCGCTCCTACATCATCTGCGTCGAGCATGAGCTGACGGTCCCTCTTCTCTTCACTGCCCCTCAAGCGGTCGAGGGCTTGCTGTTGTTGGATATCCCTCTCAGGTTGAGAAACCGAAGGGGGTAGTGCCGCAGCGTCTGCATAGGAGCGTGGGGGAGGGCCGGGGTAGGGGTAGTGGTTCGGGTCTCCCGCCGTGTTAGTGTATAGAGGGTTAAACGGGTAGGGATTACCCATTGGGCCAAGGGAGTTAGCGATATCTTCCCTTGCCAACTGCCTATCCATTATCATTTCATCTGCCGCTCTCTCAATCGCGTCCTTCAACTGCCCCATCTTCCCCTTAGTCTCTTCATTTTTGTCTTCTACCGCCAACTGTAGCTTGGACACTGTCTCCTTGAGAGACGTCAGATCTTCTGTAGCCTTGAGCCAGATATTCTTCGCCTCGATTACTCGAGAGATTTCCTCCGCCAATGCGATTTTGGCTTTATCGAGACTCTGGCGCACCTCTTCTGTCTCCATTTCAGCCTTTGCTTTTCCTATTTCCTGAGCTCGCTTGACTTCTTCCATCACGAGTGTGACTGTTTGTTGTGCTATGAATTCGGTTGTGTACTTCTGACCTACGAGAGCCAGAGCGCGGACTCTGGCCCGGAGGGTGTCCTCTGTAAGTTTGGTATCGCTTGCCGTGTTGAGGAGGGCGACCGAGATTAAGTCGAAGGTAACTCGAGAATCCTTGTCGAGGATGCCTTCCGATTCGAGGTATGTTTCAGCATTTGCAGGTTCGATTTTCACCATTTGGGCTGTTGCGGGTTGCGGTTGTGCCGTGTTGATGGATGTAGTATTGAGAGGCGAGAGACTCGGTTTCCGAGCGACAGCTCCTGTGTTCGGGGGTTTGCGACCTTGCGAGGACGCAGACATGGAAAAACGTGGTAAGCGTGAGGAGAAAGAGAGCCTAGAAGCCAGATTTCGTGTATTGTTATCAGAGAAAAGCTAGAAAAGACACAGAAAGACGACGAAAACGACGAGGAAAAAAGGCCAGCGGAGCAGGTATGCCTAAATTGCAAATTGTCGCTGGTGGTGGTCGTCCTGATCCGCGGCTTTTACTACTACGACGAAGAGAATGTTTCCGAAGGTCGCTTATTGTTCCGTGCCGCTGTGGAAGGTCCCCGATCATATGAATCAGGCGATTCGAGAGGATGCAAATTAGCATGGGGAATTGGCAAGTCCGTGACCTACTTTATTCTCACCCCCACCTGCGACCCCCATAAAACTAACGCCGCGGACCTAGTGGAGATCCATGCGTAAACGAACTTGGATCGACCAGTACGCCTCAAGATAGATGCATAGCATTCATAAACGTCTACCAACACCGTATATCCCCGTTCGAGCTCGTTGACAAGTCCAAGTCCGGGTACAGAAAAATGATGATTCTGTTCTTGGTCGACCCTGCTGTCCATAGACCGTCTACGAGTACGGTACCGCCTCAACAGGCAGAATGGCGCGCTTCGGGCATCAACGCTAATCCGGTTCTCAGAGCGGCGTTTGACAAGTTGCCGCCTGAAATTATTGATCATATCAACTCGATGGTTGAAGGTGGTATGACTCGCGAGGAAGCTGATGATTATAGACTAAAGTTGATAGATGAACACACAGCGTTTGTGGAGAAGAATGAGCGGGAGTTTTTCATGGC
This region includes:
- a CDS encoding Reverse transcriptase from transposon X-element protein, whose product is MPRNTSTILLGDFNRHHPAWDDPRNEHLLTDKYVEAAEPLVQLVEERLLKMALPKFTPTHKHLVSKKLSRLDNVFVSDSLYDHLIECEAYPDRRPVSTDHFPIVTKLDLTLEKAKETLRRSFTNTDWEKFDKLLTEKLKMLSTEVIETIAEFDARLDALTKAILDTIEAVVPYARITSYCKRWWTKELSELRARRFNLGYQASRREDTPKDPIHQELELASKLYKLALENAKAKCWNDFINTAEAKALWNAYKWMRGQEENAGNARIPTLRATAPNGSTTLFSTNEEKSAALYQTFFPTPPPIDVPTHAYPDEIEEFRPITEKEIFKVIRELKPNKAPGPDGIPNCVFVNNAAALVPHLLPIYRATFRLKYYPETWKKSATTVLQKPGRPDYTVTKAYRPIALLNVISKILSACVANRLNTIVETQDLLPAHHFGGRAGRTTTDSMHLLHKFVKDAWRRKKVVAGLFLDVTGAFPNASPAMLTHNMRKLGIPSAIVNWTTRKLEGRGTTMKFDDFESEPFEIRHGIDQGCPLSCIFYLIYNSDLIKVARSTRGELAVGYIDDVAFLAEGVDFTQANAKLKRMMERKGGALEWARTHTLDFALEKTALVQFNRYLRVDPRPVTIGGVEVKPEPSHKFLGVIFDAKLTWGEQRSAVLRKATKWAHMVKRVCHVRNGLKPSSARRLHDSVFIAKVTYAADIWWEPTGKKGQGKKRTGAVGFTKHLQSAQRIVALAITGALRTAPTDTVLAHAGIFPIKLELRRASHQAAVRLAGIPSTHPLRAKINAKTKTLKKSKTHHSTIRKLLVNTGVNPANYATNPRFNTLPPALKLLNPYVAPGGTDEAIADESTLKPTVKIFSDGSMVGGNVGAAAVLIRKGKEEVVARKYVGSDREHEVYEAEVVGLILGLELLARERGAGEAIFFIDNQAVLLTLKAGHTDKLGYLYAHMDKGIRLAREANPGVKLEARWIPGHKGVDGNERADVEAKLAATPGNDTNTLLPGPLKKAIPVNPTAAKRERKARMEGEWADWIEDEGNPRRTQALRLIDDTYPSMNFKKAADSLTRMEYATLTQLRTGHYPTSTYLFRTTLADSPRCPHCESQNENVFHLLIGCKATEGYRRERDQAMGAALRSVNLLLKPGEHTKHLMEYLRKVRGLSGGAGTARG
- a CDS encoding RNA-directed DNA polymerase from mobile element jockey, whose translation is MSASSQGRKPPNTGAVARKPSLSPLNTTSINTAQPQPATAQMVKIEPANAETYLESEGILDKDSRVTFDLISVALLNTASDTKLTEDTLRARVRALALVGQKYTTEFIAQQTVTLVMEEVKRAQEIGKAKAEMETEEVRQSLDKAKIALAEEISRVIEAKNIWLKATEDLTSLKETVSKLQLAVEDKNEETKGKMGQLKDAIERAADEMIMDRQLAREDIANSLGPMGNPYPFNPLYTNTAGDPNHYPYPGPPPRSYADAAALPPSVSQPERDIQQQQALDRLRGSEEKRDRQLMLDADDVGANGNTDLTEKELTEKIDKSLRDLTAESLYNIEEVGVLRCDKVTKLPRGGVLILMNSIKSKKFLDQPDIAERFAEVLGITTKIIPRKYKVVIEKVSTNTNLGDPELPRRIEKDNGLVEGELVGLKWIKNPARRSPDQRHAHIVAEFRTKSSANAFIKEPRLIEHEFVHSSKYNTDGFRCFKCQRPGHKSAECPQHHETCGTCAQNHRTDKCNRTANPHCVTCNEAGHATWDRDNCPKYFIPNNSRSMHTADRHYKYYVTDEQWTWAPASNSSKRPTQTRRSAPITDFIRQNGRKNGGRRPRAATASSTGTRSPVNRPGSRASGHARPSTPTNLIQTTLPFTSPIPPRYSPCRPIIPGPPTNETDPIPTMLITDVAPAPLADPAVESTNV